One genomic region from Rhizomicrobium palustre encodes:
- a CDS encoding NADH-quinone oxidoreductase subunit C, producing the protein MSVDFPALAGEIAVALPAVTTKIAFGELTVCAEAADILNVLTVLRDSFAFKTFIDLCGNDYPARPKRFDVVYHLLSITLNARVRVKVQTDEATPVPSAIPVFVGAGWYEREAWDMYGITFAGHPDMRRILTDYGFEGHPLRKDFPVTGFVELRYDDDSKRCVYQPVQLVQEFREFDFLSPWEGAPHILPGDEKAALAPNATSGDPGKK; encoded by the coding sequence ATGAGCGTCGATTTTCCGGCTCTCGCCGGCGAGATTGCGGTGGCGCTGCCCGCCGTCACCACCAAGATTGCTTTTGGCGAGCTTACGGTTTGTGCCGAAGCCGCTGATATTCTCAATGTGCTGACGGTGCTGCGCGACAGCTTTGCCTTTAAGACCTTTATCGATCTTTGCGGCAACGATTATCCCGCCCGCCCCAAGCGCTTCGATGTCGTCTATCATCTTCTCTCGATCACGCTGAATGCGCGTGTCCGCGTGAAGGTGCAGACAGACGAGGCGACGCCCGTTCCCTCTGCTATCCCGGTCTTTGTCGGGGCAGGGTGGTATGAGCGCGAAGCCTGGGACATGTACGGCATCACATTCGCCGGCCATCCCGATATGCGCCGCATCCTCACCGACTATGGCTTTGAAGGTCATCCTTTGCGCAAAGACTTCCCGGTCACGGGTTTTGTCGAACTGCGCTATGACGATGATAGCAAGCGTTGTGTCTATCAGCCGGTTCAGCTGGTGCAGGAATTCCGCGAATTCGATTTCTTGAGCCCCTGGGAAGGTGCACCGCACATCCTGCCGGGCGACGAGAAGGCGGCACTGGCACCGAACGCCACCTCTGGCGATCCGGGGAAGAAGTGA
- a CDS encoding antibiotic biosynthesis monooxygenase family protein, which yields MIVRVWTGDALEENAEEYRRQFAEVYLRRFKAIKGFHGVQVLERVHHNHIEFVIISRWDSMDAIHEYTGERADHAVLEKETREALARYDEKVKHYVLVLEENR from the coding sequence ATGATCGTACGTGTCTGGACAGGGGACGCCCTGGAAGAGAACGCCGAAGAATACCGCCGCCAGTTCGCAGAGGTGTACCTCAGGCGCTTTAAGGCCATTAAAGGGTTTCATGGGGTTCAAGTGCTGGAACGGGTCCATCACAACCATATCGAATTCGTCATTATATCGCGTTGGGACAGCATGGATGCGATCCACGAATACACCGGGGAACGCGCGGATCATGCTGTGCTCGAAAAGGAAACACGTGAGGCCCTCGCGCGCTACGACGAAAAGGTGAAGCACTACGTCCTGGTGCTGGAGGAGAACCGATGA
- a CDS encoding NADH-quinone oxidoreductase subunit NuoB, whose translation MEKGSPRMGVIPAGQAGRAGVEGAGPITNEDPYFKAMQAELADKGFLVANADALINWARTGSLMWMTFGLACCAVEMMQASMPRYDLERFGIAPRASPRQSDVMIVAGTLCNKMAPALRKVYDQMPEPRYVVSMGSCANGGGYYHFSYSVVRGCDRIVPVDIYVPGCPPTAEALVYGLLMLQRKIRRTGSIER comes from the coding sequence ATGGAAAAAGGGAGCCCTCGAATGGGAGTGATCCCCGCGGGACAGGCTGGGCGCGCTGGTGTTGAAGGCGCTGGCCCCATCACCAATGAAGATCCTTATTTCAAGGCCATGCAGGCCGAGCTGGCCGATAAGGGCTTTCTCGTTGCCAACGCCGATGCGCTGATCAACTGGGCCCGCACGGGCTCGTTGATGTGGATGACCTTCGGTCTTGCCTGCTGTGCAGTGGAGATGATGCAGGCCTCGATGCCGCGGTATGATCTCGAGCGCTTCGGCATTGCTCCGCGCGCCTCACCGCGCCAATCCGATGTGATGATCGTGGCGGGCACGCTCTGCAACAAGATGGCGCCCGCGCTGCGCAAGGTTTACGACCAGATGCCCGAGCCGCGTTACGTGGTGTCGATGGGCTCCTGCGCCAATGGCGGCGGCTATTACCACTTCTCCTATTCGGTGGTGCGCGGTTGTGATCGCATCGTTCCTGTCGATATTTACGTGCCCGGCTGTCCGCCGACTGCCGAGGCCTTGGTTTATGGACTTTTGATGCTGCAGCGGAAAATCCGCCGCACGGGATCGATCGAACGGTGA
- a CDS encoding NADH-quinone oxidoreductase subunit A — MEKLLLEYLPILIFIAVGGLLSVFLVVVPYLVAPKSPDAEKLSAYECGFNAFGDARMKFDVRFYLVSILFIIFDLEVAFLFPWAITLGETGQFAFWSMLVFLGVLTIGFIYEWKKGALEWE; from the coding sequence ATGGAAAAGCTCCTTTTGGAATACCTGCCGATCCTGATCTTCATCGCAGTCGGCGGGCTGCTTTCGGTGTTTCTGGTGGTGGTGCCGTATCTGGTGGCGCCCAAGAGCCCGGATGCGGAAAAGCTCTCTGCTTATGAATGCGGGTTCAATGCTTTCGGCGATGCGCGCATGAAGTTCGATGTGCGCTTCTATCTGGTCTCGATCCTCTTCATCATCTTCGATCTGGAAGTGGCGTTCCTGTTTCCCTGGGCGATCACGCTCGGCGAGACGGGGCAGTTCGCTTTCTGGTCCATGCTGGTGTTCTTGGGCGTTCTGACCATCGGCTTTATCTATGAATGGAAAAAGGGAGCCCTCGAATGGGAGTGA